In the Mycolicibacter minnesotensis genome, CCGGGATGGTCTCCAGCCCGGCCTGCTGCGAAGCCCGCCAACGCCGCTCCCCCATGACCAGTTGGTACCGGGGCGCACCCGGTGCAGCACCGGGCACAGCCCGCACCACGATGGGCTGCATGAGCCCGAATTCCCGAATCGAGTGGACCAGCTCGGCGAGCGCCTCGTCGTCGAACACCTGGCGGGGCTGACGCGGGTTGGGCTCGATCTCCGACGGCCGGATCTCCCGGTACACCGCACCGACGTCGGTGGCGGCCGCAGTAGGCGCGCTGCCCAGACCACCCAGGACCACATCGGCGGCGGCGGCGCCCATACGCGGTCCCATGCCCGCACCGCGGTCTGCCTGGGCGTCACCACCCTCGCCCGGGCCCGTCGGGATCAGAGAGGCCAGGCCGCGGCCCAAGCCGCCTTTCTTACGCGACGGTCCGGTCATCTGCGGCGCTCCTCCTCATCCCTGTGCTCCCCCGACGGGCCCCCGTCACCGAGGTCTCGTTCGACAAGTTCCCGGCTGGCATCCAGATAGCTCATGGCGCCGCGTGATCCGGGGTCGTAGTCAATGATCGTCATGCTGTAACCCGGCGCCTCCGAGACCTTGACGCTGCGCGGAATCACCGTACGCAGCACCCGGTCGCCGAAGTATCGGCGGACCTCGTCGGCTACCTGGTCCGCTAGTTTGGTGCGGCCGTCGTACATGGTCAGCAGCACGGTGGTCACCTCCAGCCGCGGGTTCAGGTGCGCTTTGACCATCTCGATGTTGCGCATCAACTGCGATACGCCTTCCAGGGCGTAGTACTCGCACTGGATGGGGATCAGCACTTCCGGCGCCGCGACCAACGCGTTGACGGTCAACAGGCCCAGCGACGGCGGGCAGTCAATGAAGACGTAGTCGAAGTCGAAGCTGTCCAGGTCCGCCAACGCGTTGCGCAGACGGTTCTCCCGCGCCACCATGCTGACCAATTCGATCTCGGCGCCGGCCAGGTCGATGGTGGCCGGGATGCAGTACAGCCGCTCGTTGTGCGGACTCTGCTGCAGGGCCGACGTCACGGGGATCGCGCCGATCAACACCTCGTACGACGAAGGTGTACCGGACTTGCGTTCGGAGATGCCCAGTGCGGTGCTGGCGTTGCCCTGCGGATCCAGGTCGATCACCAGTGTCTTGATTCCCTGGACTGCCAACGCGGCGGCGAGATTGACGGCCGTCGTGGTCTTGCCCACGCCGCCTTTCTGGTTAGCCACCGTGAACACCCGGCGCCGCTTTGGCCGTGGCAGTCGGTTGTTGGTGTGCAGCACCTGCATGGCGCGTTCCGCCGCTGCACCAATCGGGGTGTCGATGAACCCTGGCGATGTTTCACGTGAAACCGAACCGCCCGATGTTTCACGTGAAACCGCTTCCGCGGTGGCTCGTGCCTTCGCGGCCGGGGGGACTGCTCTGCTCATGTGTGCCTCCTGGTCGGCCGTCGTGCCGGTCCCCCCGATGGACGTCGGCGCGGATGCCTCGCCTCGGGCTCTCCCCGCAGTGCCAACACCACGGTCGCGGGCGGGGATAAATAGTTCACGCCACATCTCACCACCCTTACGTCGTTCGCGCCTAGCCTCTTCATCACACTGCGATGTTCGTCGACTTCGGCTTGCGCCCGCTCCCCCTTCATCGCGAGCATCCGCCCGCCCGGGCGCAACAGAGGCAGGCTCCATCGCCCGATCTTGTCCAAGCTGGCCACTGCCCGGGACATCACGACATCGCTGTCCCCCGCTGCATCGCGCACCGGCCCGTCCTCAGCCCGGCCGCGCACCACCTCGACTCGGTCCAGGCCCAACTCGGCAATCGCCTCACGGAGAAACTCGCTCCGGCGTAGCAGGGGCTCCACCAACGTGATGGACACGTCCGGACGGGCAATCGCTGCCGGGATACCCGGGAGGCCCGCCCCACTACCGATGTCTGCGATCCGCTCGTCCGATTCGAACAGCTCCCCTACCGCTGCGCAATTGAGGATGTGGCGATCCCAGAGACGGTCGACCTCTCGCGGCCCGATCAGCCCGCGCTCAACCCCAGGACCCGCCAACAGCGTTGCGTACCGCCGGGCGATACCTAGACGGTCCCCGAATACCTCGGCGGCCTCCGGGGGTGGCTCGGGCGCCGGTGATCCCTCGACATGTTTCACGTGAAACATTCCTCCGGCTTCCCGGGACTTGACCGGCGGCGGGGAATCACATCGCTGTAATTCCCCGCACTGCGCTTCGTCAGTCCCGCCGAACCACTACGCGACGCGACGGCTCCACACCCTGGCTCTCGCTATGAACACCGGCGACGGCCGCCACCGCGTCGTGGACGATCTTACGTTCGAAGGGGCTCATCGGGGACAGTTCCTCGTCGGTACCGCTGTCCAACACACGCCGGGCCACTTCATCGCCCAGGGCAGTCAGATCGTCGCGGCGGCGGCGGCGCCAACCCGCGACGTCCAGCATCAGCCGGCTCCGCTCACCGGTCTTCTGGTGCACCGCCAACCGCGTCAGCTCCTGCAGCGCGTCCAGCACCTCGCCCTTGCGGCCAACCAGCTTCGTGAGGTCCGAACCGCCATCGATGCTCACCACCGCGCGGCGGCCCTCCACATCCAGATCGATGTCGCCATCGAAGTCCAGGAGGTCCAGCAGTTCCTCGAGGTAGTCGCCGGCGATCTCTCCCTCGGCAACCAGCCGATCTTCCAGGTCCACCACGGGTGCCGCGGTAGCGCCCTCGTGGGCTTCCTGCGTTTCGGTCTCCCCCGCAGACTCCACAGCTTCGTGCTCCGCGGTCCCGGCGTCGTTCATGTCGGTCGTGTCAGTCATCTCGTCTCCCTCCGTGCCCGGCGGCTCGCGCGCCGGTTGGCTTGTCGCGGTCGATTACCGCTTACGTTTCTTCGGCTTGGCTCCGGCGCCTTGGCGCGCACCTCGTGCGGCGGGGCGACCGGCGTTGCGCTTAGCGGCCTCGGTCTTGCCGGGCTCGGCGACGCTCGCCTCGATAGCTTCCGACTCCACCGCCAGCGCCTCGTCATCGACCGCCGCTTCCACCGCACGTGCACCGCGCTTCGGCTTCGCACCCGGCGCGGGAGCGTTCGCTGCCCGGCGCCGTAGCGCCTCGTCCTTCTTGGCCTCTTCCTCTTTGGCGATCAGGCCGAACACGTAGTGCTGCTGGCCGAAGGTCCAGATGTTGTTGGAGAACCAGTACAGGATGATCGCCAGCGGCAAGAACGGCCCACCGACCACAACGCCCAAGGGGAAGACGTAGAGGGCCAGCTTGTTCATCATCGCGGTCTGCGGGTTGGCCGCGGCCTCGGGACTCTGTCGCGCCACCGAAGCCCGACTGTTGAAGTACGTGGCGATGCCCGCCGCGATCATGATCGGGACCCCGACGGCGATCACCGACACTCGGTTGAACTCAGCGAAAGCGTCCAGGCCGGTGCGCTGGATCATCGTCGCGCCCAGGGGTGCACCCAACAGATTCGCGTCGAGGAAGTTGCCGACATCGGCAGCGCTGAAGAAGTAGTTGCCCAACTGACGGTTCAGGTCCGGAGACAGGCCCAACTGCCCGATTCCGGTGCTGGTCCGGTTGAACGACCGCAGCACATGGAACAGACCCAGGAAGACCGGCACCTGGGCCAGCATCGGCAGACACCCCAGGATCGGGTTGAAGCCATGCTCGCGCTGGAGCTTCTGCATCTCCAGCGCCATCTTCTGACGGTCCTTGCCGTACTTCTTCTGCAATGCCTTGATCTGAGGCTGCAGCTCCTGCATCTGCCGGGTGGTCCGGATCTGCTTAACGAACGGCTTATAGAGAAGCGCTCGCAGCGTGAACACCAGGAACACCACCGCCAGCGCCCAGGTGAAGAAGTTGGATGGGCCAAGTAGAAGACCAAAAGCCTTGTACCACAACCACATAATGCCCGAGACCGGGTAGTACACGTAGTCCAGGCTGCCCGGATCAAAGGACACGGTATTCACCCTCCGATAGGTTGTCGTGCTTGTTCAGGGTGCGTCCGGTCTGGCAGCCGCATGCGACAACCCCCTCGGACCGCTCGGGAATCGGGTCCCAGCCGCCTTGATGCCACGGGCCACACTTCGCCAGTCGCACTGCCGCCAGCCAACCGCCCCGGATCAGCCCGTACTCCGTCAACGCCTCGACGGCGTATTGACTGCAGGTGGGCATAAAGCGACAACTGGGCAGCCGCAGCGGAGAGATCAGATTCCGGTACAGGTCGATGATGAAGACCAGTCCACGTACCGGCGCGACTGCGACAGACCGCATCAGCGCACCGCACCGCTGGTCCGGCGGATCGAGCGCAAACCCGCCCGCAACTGTCCACCGAGAGCTTCCGAGGTCGCGTTGCTACTGCCAGGCAGTGCGCGAATCACCAGTTGCTCGCAGGGTTCCAGATCGGCGAGGACGTCGCGCGCCACATGACGCAGTCGCCTGGCCACCCGATGCCGGGTCACCGCTGGCCCTACGGACTTGGCGATGATCAACCCGACCCTAGGCGGAATTGCGGTCGACGAATCGAGCGCCGACGGCTCGGGCGTATCCGTCCGTCGGTCGTAGATGACGAGATCGGGCTGTACTGCCCTTCGGCCATGCCTGACCGTTGCACCGAAGTCGGCCGATCGTCTCATCCGGTACTGAGCCGGGAGCACCGCCGAACTGCCTGTGCTCAGGCAGTCAGCGAGCGACGGCCCTTGCTACGCCGGGCGGTGACGATGGCACGGCCGGCACGGGTCCGCATCCGCAACCGAAACCCGTGCACCCGGGCCCGACGACGGTTGTTGGGCTGGAAGGTCCGCTTGCCCTTGGCCACGGCACACTCTCCTTATTGCGTCTTGCGTCACGCCGCCCGACACACCGGAAGCCCGTTGTGCCTGCCGCACGCGACGCACTCGGTAAGCTCGGTGAACTTCTGCGTCTTGCTCGTAACCGGCGCGGGCTCCGGCGGGAAGCCGGTCGCAGCCGTATCGCCAGCGTTCGGGCGACTGTTCGAGGGTACTGACGCAGGTTCTCCGGGTCAAACCCCGCTACTGGCCGGCACGCTAAGGAGGGCCCTTAGTGTCTCACAGAGACCCATTATTCACACTGGTCACACCCGTATCGGGCCTGCTAACGACCCTCGTTTTCATTCGATTCATCTGGCTGAAATGTGTAGTCGTCCGCGCAGAAACCTGTTAGCTTGCTTGCCAGCGCCGTTTCGGATTCGGAGCGGTTTGTATGACGAACCGAAGATGACGAAGCGGTTGGCGCTTCAGATATAGCGTCTCTGTCTGGAGTATCCGTTGCCCAGCAACCGGCCCAGGGGGCCTCATCGCGGAATGCGCACCTCATCCACATCTGTGGATAACTGTGTGGATAGCATGTCCCGGTACGGCATCGAGGCACTCCCGTGCCCGGTCAGGCGGCGTCGAACCAGGGGGATGGGGCTTTGAGCGAGGACCCCGGGACTGCATTTCTCGATCTATGGGACGAGGTCGTAGCCGAACTCAACGGCGATTCGCCATCCGGCAACGGCTCCGGACCCGCCTTAACACCCCAGCAGAAGGCGTGGCTCAAGCTCGTCCATCCCCTGGCCATCGTCGAGGGCTTCGCCCTCCTGGCAGTTCCGAGCAGTTTTGTGCAGAACGAGATCGAACGCCATCTGCGCACCCAGATCACCGACGCACTGAGTCGACGCCTCGGACAGTCCATCGAGCTCGGCGTGCGGATCGCACCACAACCCACCGAAGAAGCTCCCTCGGTACCGCCGGCCGACCACAGTGTTGAGGAACGCGCCGACGACGAGGACGACGACACCAACGACGTGGCCTACGACTGGCCTAACTATTTCACCGAGAGGCCCAGCGACGACTCGTCGACGGCCGACGGGGCCAGCCTCAACCGGCGCTATACCTTCGACACCTTCGTCATCGGCACGTCCAACCGATTCGCCCACGCCGCCGCCCTGGCCATCGCCGAAGCACCGGCTCGTGCCTACAACCCCCTGTTCATCTGGGGTGAATCCGGACTCGGCAAGACCCACTTGCTGCATGCGGCAGGCAACTACACCCAGCGGCTCTTCCCCGGGATGCGCGTCAAATACGTCTCCACCGAAGAATTCACCAACGACTTCATCAACTCCCTGCGTGACGATCGCAAGGTGGCGTTCAAACGCAGTTACCGCGACATCGACGTGCTCTTGGTCGACGACATCCAGTTCATCGAGGGTAAAGAAGGTATCCAGGAAGAGTTCTTCCATACCTTCAACACCCTGCACAACGCCAACAAGCAGATCGTGATCACGTCCGATCGCGCACCGAAACAGCTTGCCACCCTGGAAGATCGGCTCCGTACCCGTTTCGAATGGGGACTGATCACCGATGTGCAGCCGCCGGATCTGGAGACCCGGATCGCCATCTTGCGTAAGAAAGCGCAGATGGACCGCCTGGACGTGCCGGGCGATGTCCTGGAGTTGATCGCCACCAGCATCGAACGCAATATCCGCGAACTTGAGGGCGCGCTGATCCGCGTCACCGCGTTCGCTTCGCTCAACAAGACACCGATTGATCGATCCCTCGCCGAGATCGTGCTGCGCGACCTGATCGCCGACGCCAGCACCATGCAGATCAGCGCGGCCATCATCATGGCGGTCATCGCCGAGTACTTCGACACCTCCATCGAAGAGCTGCGCGGTCCCGGCAAGACGCGCCCGCTGGCGCAGTCGCGTCAGATCGCGATGTATCTGTGCCGTGAGCTGACCGATCTCTCCCTGCCCAAGATCGGCCAGGCCTTCGGCCGCGACCACACCACCGTGATGTATGCCGAACGCAAGATCCGCGGCGAGATGGCCGAGCGACGCGAAGTGTTCGATCAAGTCAAAGAGCTCACAACCCGGATCCGGCAACGCGCGAAGCGCTGATTCTGGGGTTTTCGCGCGTGTCTCTTCCAAAAAACTTTGGACCCACTCGTACCACCAGTCACGGTCCCGCCCTGTGGATACCGCTGCGGACAACCTGTCCACGGTCCGGTGACCAACCGGCCGTCGATGCACACCACCGGATTCATACACAGCTCCGCCGCCGAGCCCGGGCGTGTCATTCACTGCTCTTCCCCAACGCGGAGACACCGCTCAGCAGCGCCGATGCCCCGCTATACCCAGGATCCACAGGACTTACTACTAATACTGGGAGTTATCCCTATTTTCTCTTTCAAAACAGGTCGTTGGGGATTCGGGTGAACCGGGACTGTTCACAACCCTGTGGTCCAGACCGCTGACCAAGGCTCTGCCCAGCCGTCGGTGTCAAGGTTTAACTTTCAAGAAAACGTGCCAGGCTCTACGGTTGGTGACCGACCGCTCTTACACTTCGGCGTGGGGCGTTGCACGGCCGCGGGTGGGGGTGTTCACCAGTCGCCGCAGGGTAGAGCTCTATTTGGGGTGATGAGAGGACGCTATGGACGCGGCGACCACGAACGCGGGTCTGACCGACTTGAAGTTCCGCCTGGACCGGGATGACTTCGCTGACGCGGTGGCGTGGGTGGCGAAATCTCTGCCGGCGCGGCCGACTGTGCCGCTGCTGGCCGGAGTCTTGCTGACCGGATCCGACAACGGTCTGACCGTGTCGGGGTTCGACTACGAAGTATCCGCCGAAGTTCAGCTCGCTGCGGAGATCGCTTCTCCGGGAAGCGTTTTGGTATCGGGGAGGCTGCTGTCGGATATCACTCGGGCGTTGCCCGCCAAGCCCGTCGAAGTTCAGGTGGAGTCCACGCGGGTGTCGTTGACCTGTGGGAATGCGCGGTTCTCCCTGCCGACTATGACGGTCGAGGATTACCCCACACTGCCGACATTGCCCGAAGAGACCGGGATGTTGTCCGCGGATGTGTTCGCCGAGGCGATTGGGCAGGTGGCGGTAGCCGCCGGCCGCGACGACACCCTGCCTATGTTGACCGGCATCCGTGTTGAGATCTCGGGTAACACAGTGGTTTTGGCTGCCACAGACCGCTTCCGACTGGCGGTCCGGGAGCTGACCTGGACCGCGGCGCCCGGTACCGAGGCTGCGGTGCTGGTACCGGCGAAGACGCTGGCCGAAGCCGCTAAGGCCAGCAGTGACGGCAACGAGGTACATCTGGCTCTGGGTGCCGGGTCTTCGGTCGGCAACGAAGGCCTGCTGGGTATCACCAATGCCGGAAAGCGCAGCACCACTCGACTGCTGGATGCGGAATTCCCGAAGTTCCGCCAGCTGCTGCCCAGTGAGCACCTGGCTGTGGCGACTATCGGCGTGGCTGAGCTGACCGAGGCGATCAAGCGTGTGGCCTTGGTGGCAGATCGTGGCGCGCAAGTCCGGCTGGAGTTGTCCGAGGGAACTCTGCGGCTGTCCGCCGGTGCCGAGGATGTCGGTAGGGCCGAAGAGGATCTGCCGATCGACTTCGTCGGTGAGCCGTTGACCATCGCGTTCAATCCGACCTACCTGACCGATGGCCTGGGATCGTTGCACAGCGAGAAGGTATCGATGGGTTTCACCGACCCGAAGAAGCCTGCGGTGCTGCGGCCGGCCGGTGCGGATGACCCGGTGCTGATGGGTGAGGGTCCGTTCCCGGCGGTCGCGTCGGACTACGTCTACCTGCTGATGCCGGTTCGCCTCCCCGGCTGATCGGCGCAGTAGCGACGACGGGAGGGGTTGATTTCTCGGTGTATGTCCGCCATGTGGGCCTGCGGGATTTCCGGTCCTGGGCACACGTCGACCTCGAACTCGAACCGGGCGCCACGGTACTGGTTGGCCCGAATGGTTTCGGGAAAACCAATCTTGTTGAGGCCCTGTGGTATTCGTCCACGCTGGGATCACACCGAGTGGCCACCGACGCGCCACTGATCCGCTCTGGTGCAAGCCGGGCCGTGGTCTCCACGATCGTGGTCAATGAGGGCCGCGAACTGGCCGTTGATCTGGAGATCGCCGCGGGACGCGCCAATAAAGTGCGTCTCAACCGTTCACCCGTGCGCCACGCGCGTGAAGTAGTCGGAGTCTTACGCGCGGTGCTGTTCGCACCGGAGGACCTTGCGCTGGTGCGCGGTGATCCCGGCGAGCGACGCCGCTACCTCGACGAGCTGGCCAGCTTGCGTCGACCGCGGATTGCCGGGGTGCGGGCGGACTACGACAAAGTGCTGCGCCAACGAACCGCGCTGCTCAAGAGTGCACCGGGTGCACTGCACCGCGGTGACCGAACGGTGCTGGACACCCTCGACGTGTGGGATTCCCAGCTGGCCTTACATGGTGCCGAGCTGATGGCGGCACGGATAGACCTGGTGAAC is a window encoding:
- the rpmH gene encoding 50S ribosomal protein L34, which codes for MAKGKRTFQPNNRRRARVHGFRLRMRTRAGRAIVTARRSKGRRSLTA
- the yidC gene encoding membrane protein insertase YidC, which gives rise to MWLWYKAFGLLLGPSNFFTWALAVVFLVFTLRALLYKPFVKQIRTTRQMQELQPQIKALQKKYGKDRQKMALEMQKLQREHGFNPILGCLPMLAQVPVFLGLFHVLRSFNRTSTGIGQLGLSPDLNRQLGNYFFSAADVGNFLDANLLGAPLGATMIQRTGLDAFAEFNRVSVIAVGVPIMIAAGIATYFNSRASVARQSPEAAANPQTAMMNKLALYVFPLGVVVGGPFLPLAIILYWFSNNIWTFGQQHYVFGLIAKEEEAKKDEALRRRAANAPAPGAKPKRGARAVEAAVDDEALAVESEAIEASVAEPGKTEAAKRNAGRPAARGARQGAGAKPKKRKR
- the dnaA gene encoding chromosomal replication initiator protein DnaA encodes the protein MSEDPGTAFLDLWDEVVAELNGDSPSGNGSGPALTPQQKAWLKLVHPLAIVEGFALLAVPSSFVQNEIERHLRTQITDALSRRLGQSIELGVRIAPQPTEEAPSVPPADHSVEERADDEDDDTNDVAYDWPNYFTERPSDDSSTADGASLNRRYTFDTFVIGTSNRFAHAAALAIAEAPARAYNPLFIWGESGLGKTHLLHAAGNYTQRLFPGMRVKYVSTEEFTNDFINSLRDDRKVAFKRSYRDIDVLLVDDIQFIEGKEGIQEEFFHTFNTLHNANKQIVITSDRAPKQLATLEDRLRTRFEWGLITDVQPPDLETRIAILRKKAQMDRLDVPGDVLELIATSIERNIRELEGALIRVTAFASLNKTPIDRSLAEIVLRDLIADASTMQISAAIIMAVIAEYFDTSIEELRGPGKTRPLAQSRQIAMYLCRELTDLSLPKIGQAFGRDHTTVMYAERKIRGEMAERREVFDQVKELTTRIRQRAKR
- a CDS encoding Jag family protein, which translates into the protein MTDTTDMNDAGTAEHEAVESAGETETQEAHEGATAAPVVDLEDRLVAEGEIAGDYLEELLDLLDFDGDIDLDVEGRRAVVSIDGGSDLTKLVGRKGEVLDALQELTRLAVHQKTGERSRLMLDVAGWRRRRRDDLTALGDEVARRVLDSGTDEELSPMSPFERKIVHDAVAAVAGVHSESQGVEPSRRVVVRRD
- the recF gene encoding DNA replication/repair protein RecF (All proteins in this family for which functions are known are DNA-binding proteins that assist the filamentation of RecA onto DNA for the initiation of recombination or recombinational repair.) — encoded protein: MYVRHVGLRDFRSWAHVDLELEPGATVLVGPNGFGKTNLVEALWYSSTLGSHRVATDAPLIRSGASRAVVSTIVVNEGRELAVDLEIAAGRANKVRLNRSPVRHAREVVGVLRAVLFAPEDLALVRGDPGERRRYLDELASLRRPRIAGVRADYDKVLRQRTALLKSAPGALHRGDRTVLDTLDVWDSQLALHGAELMAARIDLVNQLAPEVQKAYQLLAPGSRTAAVAYRPKLELDCTEATPGVAELQQALLTELARRRSAELDRGVCLVGPHRDELELRLGDSPVKGFASHGESWSMALSLRLASYELLRSEGAEPVLLLDDVFAELDAARRQALAGVAAAAEQVLITAAVPEDIPAEWQARRIRIAVNENDEGRVSELIGDTA
- the rsmG gene encoding 16S rRNA (guanine(527)-N(7))-methyltransferase RsmG — protein: MKHVEGSPAPEPPPEAAEVFGDRLGIARRYATLLAGPGVERGLIGPREVDRLWDRHILNCAAVGELFESDERIADIGSGAGLPGIPAAIARPDVSITLVEPLLRRSEFLREAIAELGLDRVEVVRGRAEDGPVRDAAGDSDVVMSRAVASLDKIGRWSLPLLRPGGRMLAMKGERAQAEVDEHRSVMKRLGANDVRVVRCGVNYLSPPATVVLALRGEPEARHPRRRPSGGPARRPTRRHT
- a CDS encoding ParA family protein gives rise to the protein MSRAVPPAAKARATAEAVSRETSGGSVSRETSPGFIDTPIGAAAERAMQVLHTNNRLPRPKRRRVFTVANQKGGVGKTTTAVNLAAALAVQGIKTLVIDLDPQGNASTALGISERKSGTPSSYEVLIGAIPVTSALQQSPHNERLYCIPATIDLAGAEIELVSMVARENRLRNALADLDSFDFDYVFIDCPPSLGLLTVNALVAAPEVLIPIQCEYYALEGVSQLMRNIEMVKAHLNPRLEVTTVLLTMYDGRTKLADQVADEVRRYFGDRVLRTVIPRSVKVSEAPGYSMTIIDYDPGSRGAMSYLDASRELVERDLGDGGPSGEHRDEEERRR
- the yidD gene encoding membrane protein insertion efficiency factor YidD: MRSVAVAPVRGLVFIIDLYRNLISPLRLPSCRFMPTCSQYAVEALTEYGLIRGGWLAAVRLAKCGPWHQGGWDPIPERSEGVVACGCQTGRTLNKHDNLSEGEYRVL
- the dnaN gene encoding DNA polymerase III subunit beta, with the translated sequence MDAATTNAGLTDLKFRLDRDDFADAVAWVAKSLPARPTVPLLAGVLLTGSDNGLTVSGFDYEVSAEVQLAAEIASPGSVLVSGRLLSDITRALPAKPVEVQVESTRVSLTCGNARFSLPTMTVEDYPTLPTLPEETGMLSADVFAEAIGQVAVAAGRDDTLPMLTGIRVEISGNTVVLAATDRFRLAVRELTWTAAPGTEAAVLVPAKTLAEAAKASSDGNEVHLALGAGSSVGNEGLLGITNAGKRSTTRLLDAEFPKFRQLLPSEHLAVATIGVAELTEAIKRVALVADRGAQVRLELSEGTLRLSAGAEDVGRAEEDLPIDFVGEPLTIAFNPTYLTDGLGSLHSEKVSMGFTDPKKPAVLRPAGADDPVLMGEGPFPAVASDYVYLLMPVRLPG
- the rnpA gene encoding ribonuclease P protein component, whose product is MLPAQYRMRRSADFGATVRHGRRAVQPDLVIYDRRTDTPEPSALDSSTAIPPRVGLIIAKSVGPAVTRHRVARRLRHVARDVLADLEPCEQLVIRALPGSSNATSEALGGQLRAGLRSIRRTSGAVR